Part of the Thermus antranikianii DSM 12462 genome, AAAACACTTTAAAAGGCCTCGGGTTTTCGCCTTGTTTATTTGTACTTGACAAACGGTAGTTTTGTGAAAGAATGGGAGAATTTAAGTCTTCCCCAAAATAGCCTTCTTCAGCCACCCCCCAAGCCGCTTCCACCAGGGCCCAAACCGGGCCTCGTACGAGCGGGCCGCCTCCTCGGGGCCAAGGTCCGCCCCCAGTTCCTGGGCCAGGAAGTAGCGGTGGTCCATCACCCATAGGTAGAGGTCGGCCTCGGTGCGGCCAGGGAAATCCTTCAACAAACCCAGCCTTTGGATGGCCTCCACCGTGGGCCGGTAAAGGTTTCGGTACCAATCCACCACCCCCTCCTCCCAGGGAATCTCCCTGTCCTCCTCCAAACCCTTGAAGTACCGCCGGGTAGCGATGTGGTCCAGAAGAAGGTCGTAGCGTCCCAAGGTGGTAAAGCGGATCTCGGAGAACTCCTCTGGAGGGATGAGCTCCTTCAAGCGGGTTCTTTCCAGGAAATGGGCGTACTCGGCCTTGAGGATCAGGTCTTTCAAGGTATCCCCGGGTTGCAAGGCCACCGGCACCTCGAGGGCGATCACGTAAGCATCGATGAATTTCTGGCCCGTAGCCTTGGCCAAGGCCACCCGGTGGTTGCCGTCCTTGACGAAGTAGGCCTCCCCCACCTGGTACACCTCGATAGGGGGAAACTCGACCCCTGAAAGCTGGAGAGCCCTGAGGCGCTTCCAGCGCTCCAGGGTATGGGGGGTTCGCGGAAGGAAGTGGCGGTGGAAATCCTCGTAGCGGTCCACCGAACCCACCACCCTGTCCACCTCGATGGATCTAAGCCCAAGGTGATGCTCCCCCCTGGGTCGTAAGGCCAAGACTTCATGGAAGGGAAGGAGGGTATCGGGCTCCCCCTTAAACCGGTGAACCAGCTCCAGGAGTCTAGCCCGCCACTCCAAGCGCTCTGCCTCGCACTCCGCCTGCCAGGATTCCCTCGGTGTGGATCGGTCCATGGTTATGGAAGCGCTCCCACCCCCTCACTCAGGTTAACCCCTCTCGATCAAGAGAAGGTAAGAAACACCCGCAAGTCCAGGTGCGGCTTGCCATGAACCCACCCCCCGGGGTTAGATAAGGCCATGAGTTTATCCCTGCGCGCCCGCGTGGAAAGCGAGCTGGAAAGGTTAAAGCAGGAGGGGCTGTACATCCGCCCCAAGGTCCTCGAGGCTCCCCAGGAACCCGTAACCCGGGTGGAGGGACGGGAAGTGGTGAACCTGGCCTCCAACAACTACCTTGGTTTCGCCAACCACCCCTACCTGAAGGAGAAAGCCCGCCAGTACCTGGAACGGTGGGGGGCAGGAAGCGGGGCCGTGCGCACCATCGCCGGCACCTTCACCTACCACCTGGAGCTGGAAGAAGCCCTGGCCCGCTTCAAGGGCACGGAAAGCGCCTTGGTCCTGCAGTCGGGTTTCACCGCCAACCAGGGGGTGCTGGGAGCCCTGCTCCAGGAGGGGGACCTGGTCTTCTCCGACGAGCTGAACCACGCCAGCATCATCGACGGCCTCCGCCTCACCAAGGCCACCCGTTTGGTCTACCGCCACGCCGACGTGGCCCACCTGGAGGAACTCCTGAAGGCCCACGACACCGAAGGCCTCAAACTCATCGTCACCGACGGGGTCTTCTCCATGGACGGGGACATCGCTCCCTTGGACCGCATCGTGCCCCTGGCCAAGAAGTACGGGGCGGTGGTCTACGTGGACGATGCTCACGGAAGCGGCGTCCTGGGGGAAAAGGGCAAGGGCACGGTGCACCACTTTGGCTTCCACCAGGACCCCGACGTGATCCAGGTGGCCACCCTCTCCAAGGCCTGGGCAGTGGTGGGGGGATATGCCGCCGGGGCGTTAGAGCTCAAGGACCTCCTCATCAACAAGGCTCGGCCCTTCCTCTTCTCCACCAGCCACCCCCCGGCGGTGGTGGGGGCTTTGCTCGGGGCTTTAGAGCTCATCGAGAAGGAGCCCGAGCGGGTGGAAAGGCTTTGGGAAAACACCCGCTACTTCAAGAGGGAGCTTGCCCGTATGGGCTACGACACCCTAGGAAGCCAGACCCCCATCACCCCGGTACTCTTCGGGGAGGCCCCCTTGGCCTTTGAGGCGAGCCGCCTCCTCCTGGAAGAAGGGGTCTTCGCTGTGGGCATTGGCTTTCCCACGGTGCCCAGGGGGAAAGCCCGGATCCGCAACATCGTCACCGCCGCCCACACCCAGGAGATGCTGGACAAGGCCCTCGAGGCCTACGAGAAAGTCGGCCGTAAGCTTGGGGTGATCCGCTAGGCCGCTTCCCGAAGGACCCACCTGGTGGCTTCCTTGCCCCCCCGTACCCTGGGCCGCATCCTCACCCCTCCCTCCTTGGTGGGCTTCATGGTCTCCCTGGCGGAGGCCCCCAAGGGGGGAAGGATCCTGGAGCCCGCCGCGGCCCATGCCCCCTTCCTCCGGGCCTTCCGAGAGGCGCACGGCACCGGCTACCGCTTCTATGCGGTGGAGGTGGACCCCCTGGCCTTGGACCCGCCCCCCTGGGCGGAAGGCCATGTGGCGGACTTCCTCCTCTGGGAGCCCCACGAGACCTTCCACCTCATCCTGGGAAACCCGCCCTACGGGGCCCTGGGGGCGGGAGCCCGGCTCCCAGCAGAAAAGCGGGGGCTCTACCGCAAGCGCTTCACCACCTGGCACGGCCGCTACAACCTCTACGGGGCCTTCCTGGAGAAGGGGGTGAGGCTCTTAGCCCCTAAGGGGATGCTGGTCTATGTGGTCCCCGCGGGGTGGATGGTCCTTTCGGAGTTCCGT contains:
- a CDS encoding DUF4032 domain-containing protein translates to MDRSTPRESWQAECEAERLEWRARLLELVHRFKGEPDTLLPFHEVLALRPRGEHHLGLRSIEVDRVVGSVDRYEDFHRHFLPRTPHTLERWKRLRALQLSGVEFPPIEVYQVGEAYFVKDGNHRVALAKATGQKFIDAYVIALEVPVALQPGDTLKDLILKAEYAHFLERTRLKELIPPEEFSEIRFTTLGRYDLLLDHIATRRYFKGLEEDREIPWEEGVVDWYRNLYRPTVEAIQRLGLLKDFPGRTEADLYLWVMDHRYFLAQELGADLGPEEAARSYEARFGPWWKRLGGWLKKAILGKT
- a CDS encoding glycine C-acetyltransferase; protein product: MSLSLRARVESELERLKQEGLYIRPKVLEAPQEPVTRVEGREVVNLASNNYLGFANHPYLKEKARQYLERWGAGSGAVRTIAGTFTYHLELEEALARFKGTESALVLQSGFTANQGVLGALLQEGDLVFSDELNHASIIDGLRLTKATRLVYRHADVAHLEELLKAHDTEGLKLIVTDGVFSMDGDIAPLDRIVPLAKKYGAVVYVDDAHGSGVLGEKGKGTVHHFGFHQDPDVIQVATLSKAWAVVGGYAAGALELKDLLINKARPFLFSTSHPPAVVGALLGALELIEKEPERVERLWENTRYFKRELARMGYDTLGSQTPITPVLFGEAPLAFEASRLLLEEGVFAVGIGFPTVPRGKARIRNIVTAAHTQEMLDKALEAYEKVGRKLGVIR